GGCTTCATGATGTGGCTCGGCTTCGGCCGCTACCGCAGCATCCGCCTCGGGCAGGACGGCGAGCAGCCCGAGTTCTCCACGGCCTCCTGGGTCGCCATGATCTTCGCCGCGGGCATCGGCATCGGCCTGCTCTTCTACGGCCCGCTCGAGCCGACGACCCACTTCACCGCGCTCCCACCCACCTTCGAGGGCGTCGAGCCCGGCAGCGACCAGGCGATGCACCTCTCCCTCGCCCAGACCATGTTCCACTGGGGGCCCATCGCCTGGAGCATCTACGCGCTGGTGGGCGGCGCCGTCGCCTACGCGTCCTTCCGCAAGGGGCGCGCGCCGCTCATGTCCGCGCTCCTCGAACCCATCTTCGGTGCGCGCACCCGCGGCCCGCTCGGCGCCTTCGTCGACATCTTCGCCATCATCGTGACCTTGTTCGGCACCGCCGTCTCGCTCGGCATCGGCACCCTGCAGATCGGGCGTGGCGTCGAGATCGTCGCCGGCATCGGACCGCTCGGCAACGCCGCCCTGGTCGGCATCATCGCGCTGCTCGGCGTCGCGTTCGTGGTCTCGGCCGTCTCCGGGGTCAAGCGCGGCATCCGCGTCCTGTCGAACGTCAACATGGTCCTCACGGGCGCGATCGCCCTCTTCGTCTTCGTCGCCGGACCCACCGTGCTGCTGCTCAACCTGCTCCCGGGCGCTCTGATGACGTTCCTCGGCGAGTTCCCGGCGCTCGCCGCACAGTCCGGCGCCACGAGCGAGGACGCCCAGTCCTTCATGAGCGGCTGGACCACCTACTACTGGGCCTGGTGGGTCTCCTGGACCCCGTTCGTGGGCCTGTTCATCGCCAAGATCAGCCGCGGCCGCACGCTGCGCGAGTTCGTGCTCACCGTGATCATCGTCCCCACCCTCGTCTGCCTCGTCTGGTTCACGGTGCTCGGCGGCACGAGCATGTGGCTGGAGCAGGCGGGCGCGGCGATGACCGACTCCGAGTCCGGCCAGGACATGCTCTTCGCCCTCCTGGACAACCTCCCGGCCGGGGTGGTGACCTCCGCGATCGCCATGGTCTGCGTGGGCATCTTCTTCGTCACCAGCGCCGACTCCGCCTCGATCGTGATGGCGTCCCTCGCCGAGAAGGGCAACCCGGCCCCCCGCCGGTGGAACACGATCGTGTGGGGCTCGGCGCTCGCCGTCATCGCCGCGGTGCTGCTGGTCGGTGGCGGGAGCGCCGCCCTCAGCGGCCTGCAGAACCTCATGATGGTGACCGCGCTGCCCTTCGCGTTCATCATCGTGCTCGTCATGGTGGCCTGGTCCAAGGAGTTGGCCCGCGACCCGCAGACCATCCGCCGCCGGTTCGCCCGCGTGGCGCTGGCGCGCGGCGTGCGCGAAGGCATCGAGCAGCACGGGGACGACTTCGTCGTCGGCGTCGTCAAGGCCCACCCCGAGAAGGGAGCCGGCGCCTGGCTGGACACGGACGATCCAGGGCTCACCGCGTGGTACTCCCCCGGGTCCGGGAGCGCCGGCGCGCAGCTCGACGACGGGACGCTGCTCGCCGAGGCCAGGAACGACGAGAGCCGGGCCGACGAAGATCCCGCCGTCGACCCGTCTGTCGTCCCCGTCGACCCGTCTCCCGTCCCCCCGGCCGGGTCACCGGACCGGCCCGGCCCGGACGCCCCGGGCACGGCCTGAGCCCGGCTCCCGGGTCGCGTCTGCCTCCGGGACTCGACTCAGTCGAGGACGAACGTGATCTCCAGCACGACCTGCCAGTGCGTGATGTGCCCGTCCGTGACGTCGACCTTCTGCTCCTTGACCCAGGCGCCCTGGACGTTGCGCAGCGTCGCCGTCGCCCGCTCGACGCCGACCTTGATCGCGTCGTCGAAGCCCACGTCGGAACGTGCGCTGATCTCCGTGATGCGTGCCACCGTGCCGGACATGGTGTCCCCGATCGTCGCTGATGGAACCTTCCGTTCGAGAATGACCCGCCCTGGTGTGCCTCGCCACCTGGACGCAGGATGGACCGATGGAGGACGACGACGTCGCCGCGGCGCTGCGGGCGGTACCCCGTGGCGGGTTCCTCCCTCGCCTGCAGCGCCCCCTGGCGGCCCAGGACCGCCCGCTCGAGATCGGGCACGGACAGACCTGCTCGCAGCCGTCGACGGTCGCGGCGATGCTGCGCCTGCTCCGGGTACCGCGCGGCGCACGCGTGCTCGACGTCGGCGCGGGCTCCGGCTGGACGACGGCGCTGCTGGCGCACCTGGTGGGGCCGGACGGGGAGGTGTTCGGCGTCGAGCGCCGCGCGGACCTGGCCGCCTGGGGCGCGGCGAACGTTGCCCGGGCCGGCATGCCGTGGGCGCGTGAGGTGCGGGCGGAGGAGGGCGTGCTCGGCCGTCCGCGTGCGGACGGCTGGGACCGGATCCTCGTGTCGGCGGCCGCCGACGATCTGCCCGCGGCGCTGGTCGGCCAGGTCGCGACGGGCGGGCGCATGGTGATCCCGGTCCGCCACGCGATGGTGCTCGTGGAGGTCGACGACGACGGCGCGGTCCGCACCTCGGAGCACGGCACGTACGCGTTCGTCCCCCTGATCGAGGACTAGACCCGTGCCGCACGGGACGCGCAGGGCACCCGGGACGCACAGCGCGCCCGGGACGCACGCGCCGGACCCTCGGCGCCGACCGTCGTCGCTAGTGACCGTCCGGGGCGGCCTGCGGCTGTCGTACGCGTCCCACGGCGAGGGTCCGGCCGTCGTGCTGCTGCCGGGGCCGACCGACTCGTGGCGTTCCTACGAACCCGTGCTCGAGCGGCTGCCGTCGTCGATCCGGGCGATCGCCGTCTCGCAACGCGGCCACGGCGACTCGGACAAGCCGGCCACCGGCTACGAGGTCGAGGACTTCGCCGCCGACGTGATCTCCCTGCTCGACACCCTCGACATCCGGCAGGCCGTCCTGGTCGGGCACTCGGGGTCGTGCCCGGTCGTCCGCCGCGTGGCCGTCGACCACCCCGACCGGGTCACCGGCCTGGTGCTCGAGGCGTCCCCGACCACGCTGGTCGGCGACGCGGGGTTCCAGGAGTTCGTGACGGCGGTCGTCTCCGGGCTGGAGGACCCGATCGACCCCGGGCTCGCCCGAGCCTTCGTCGTCGCCACCTCGCCGCACGGCATCGACCCGGCCGTCCTGGACCAGTTCGTGGACGACCTTCTGCAGGTGCCGGCCCGCGTGTGGCGCGAGACGTTCGGAGCGTTGCTGCGGTACGACGACACGCACCTCCTGGGGCGCATCGCCGCACCCACCCTGCTGATCTGGGGAGACGCCGACGAGCTGGTCGCACGACCGATGCAGGACGAGCTGGTCGCCCGGATCCCCGGCGCCACCTTGACGATCTACTCCGGTGTGGGCCATTCCCCCCGGTGGGAGGACCCGTCACGGTTCACGCGGGACGTCGTCGAGTTCGTCGCGCGGTCAGGCCCGCGCTGACGCGGCGGCATGATCAGCGTCGATGCTGGCGGCAGCGGGCCTGATAGGACTCCTGCCCGCCCACGTGGGCGGGCACCGGTGCGGTCGCATCGGCGTCGTCGGGCAGCAGGCGGACGTGGTAGGCCGCGTCGCGGCCGCAGATCGTGCACACCGCGGTCAGCTTGACCACGTTCTCCGCGACCGCCATGAGCGCCGGCAGCGGCTCGAACGGCCGCCCGTCGAACGTCACGCACAACCCTGCGACGACGACGACCAGCCCGTCGTCCGCGAGCCGCAGCACCACGTCCACCAGGTCCGGGCCGAAGAACTGCGCCTCGTCGATCGCGACCAGCTCGGTGCCCGGCGTCACGAGGCCTGGGATCTCGGCGGCCTCCGAGGCCGTCGCGGAGGGGATCTCCAGGCCCGAGTGGGACGCGATCTTGCCGCCGCCGGCCCGCACGTCGAGCGCGTGGTTGACGACGACGACGCCGCGCCCCGCGATCCGGGCCCGCCGCACCCGCCGGACGAGCTCTTCGGACTTCCCGGCGAACATCGGCCCCGCGACCACCTCGACCCGTCCCGCCGTGCGCGCGGATGCAGGACCTGGGGCCGTGGGCGTGCTCATAGCCTCAGATCCTGCACCCGCGGCGCAGGTCAGGGCTCGGCGGGGTGGTCGTGAGCGTGCGCGGCCGCCGCGGCGATCGTGGCCAGGGTGGCCTTGACCGCCTCGCGAGCCTCCGACTTGTCGTCGGGCAGCTTGGGGACCTCGGTGTGCGGCACCGTCTCGGCAGGCTTCGACGTCGCACGCTTACGACGCGACCGCTTCGACTCCCCCGCCGCGGTGCCGCCGTCGGCGGGCTCGGCGTGCGCGGAGCCACCCTTCTCGATCGGCTCGGCGTGCACGATGAAGCCGCGGCCCTTGCAGTGCTCGCAGGTCTCGCTGAACGCCTCGACCAGGCCCTGCCCGACGCGCTTGCGCGTCATCTGGACCAGGCCCAGCGACGTCACCTCGGCCACCTGGTGCTTGGTGCGGTCGCGGCCCAGGCACTCGACCAGCCGGCGCAGCACCAGGTCACGGTTCGACTCCAGCACCATGTCGATGAAGTCGATGACGATGATGCCGCCGATGTCGCGCAGGCGGAGCTGGCGGACGATCTCCTCCGCGGCCTCCAGGTTGTTGCGCGTCACCGTCTCCTCGAGCGTGCCGCCCGCACCGGTGAACTTGCCGGTGTTGACGTCGATGACGGTCATCGCCTCGGTGCGGTCGATGACCAGCGAGCCGCCCGAGGGCAGCCAGACCTTGCGGTCCATGCCCTTGGCGAGCTGCTCGTCGACGCGGTGCACGCTGAACACGTCGGTGTTCTCGGTCCATGAGGTCACCCGCTCGCGCAGGTCGGGGGCGAGCTCCTCGACGTACCCGGCGACCTCCTGCCAGGCACCGTCACCCTGCACGATCAGCGACGAGAAGTCGTCGTTGAAGATGTCGCGCACCACGCGGATCGCCAGGTCCGGCTCACCCTGCAGCAGCGCCGGGGCGCTGGTCGACGCGCGTCCGGCCTTGGTGGTGATGCCCGTCCACTGGTTCTGCAGGCGCTCGACGTCGGCGCGCAGCTCCTCCTCCGAGGCACCCTCGGCGGCGGTGCGCACGATGACTCCGGCCCCCTCGGGCACGATGTCGCGCAGCACCTTCTTGAGGCGGTTGCGCTCGACGTCGGGCAGCTTGCGGCTGATGCCGGTCATGCCGCCGCCGGGGACCAGCACCAGGTAGCGGCCCGCGAGCGTGACCTGCGAGGTCAGGCGGGCGCCCTTGTGGCCGATCGGATCCTTGGTGACCTGCACCAGCACCGAGTCGCCCGACTTGAGGGCCTGCTCGATGCGGCGCGGCTGGCCGCCGTCCAGGCCGGCTGCGTCCCAGTTGACCTCACCGGCGTACAGGACGGCGTTGCGACCCTTGCCGACGTCGACGAACGCGGCCTCCATGGACGGCAGCACGTTCTGCACGCGACCCAGGTACACGTTGCCCACCATGGACGACTGCGACTGCTGCGAGACGTAGTGCTCGACGAGCACGCCGTCCTCGAGCACGGCGATCTGCGTGCGGCCGTCGCGCTCGCGCACGATCATCGAGCGCGAGACCGACTCGCGGCGCGCGAGGAACTCGGCCTCGGTGATGATCTGGCGGCGGCGGCCGGCGTCACGGCCCTCGCGGCGGCGCTGACGCTTGGCCTCCAGGCGCGTGGAGCCCTTGAGCGCGGTCACCTCGTCGCTCGAGCGGCTGCGCTGGGTCTCGGCACGCTCGGCACGCGAGCCGCGGCGCCGACGACGGCGACGGCTGGAGCCGCGCGAGCCGTCCTCGCCGCCCTCCTCGCCCTCGTCGGTCGTGTCGTCCTCAGCCTCGTCGGCGCCCTCGGTCTCCGCGTCGGCGTCCGCCGGGTCCGCGTCGGTCGCGTCGTCCTCGTCGCCGTCCTCGTCCTCGGGGCGGCGGCCGCCACGACGGCCGCGGCCGCCCCGGCGCCGACGACGGCGCGGGCGGTCGTCGTCCTCGGGCTCCAGCTCGGTGTCCTCGTCGTCGACCAGATCCTCCGGACCCAGGTCGACCAGCTCGACGCCGTCGGCGACGAGCTCGGCCTCGATCGCGGCGACCTCCTCGGCCGCGGCGGCCTCCTCACCCGTCAGCTCGACGGGCTCGGGCGCAGTCGGCTCGACCCGCGCGGCGGCCCCGACCGGTTCGGGCAGGTCCAGGACGAGAGGAGCCTTCGCGGGGGCGTCCGCGGTCGTGGGCTCGGCGGTCTTCCGGGACGCACGCCGTGCGCGGCCGGACGCGGGCTTCCGCTCCGCGGTGGGCCGCGTCTCCGCGACGTCCTGGGTCTCGGCCCCGCCCTGGATCTCCGGGGTGGGCGTCGTCTCGGCGGGCTTCGTCGCCAGCGCGGGCGTCGTGGGCGGGCCCGCGGGTGCGACGACGCGGCGTGAGCGGCGCGGCGTGGCGAGGTCCGGCGCCTGGAAGAGCATCGCGGTGGTGGCCAGGCGCGGCGTCGACGAACCGGGAGCGCGCGAGGCGGTCGCCGTCGAGTCCGCGGGCGGCTCGGTGTCCGCGACGGCCTGCTCGCCGGTCGTGGCGGCTACCGGCTCGGCAGCGGAACCGGACCGCTCGACGCGGTCGGTGCGTTCAGCGCGCGCACGGCGGGTGCGGGGGGCGCGGGTGGCCGCCTCGGCGCCGGGCTCGTCGGCGCTCTCGGTCTTCGCTGCGGCCTTGGCACGGGTCGACTTGGTGGCGGCGGTCTTCGGGGCGCGGGTCTCGCGCCCCGGCTCGCCCTGCGCGGCGGTGTTCTCTGCGACGGTGTCCTGCGCGGGGGTGTCCGCGGCGGGAGCCTCCGTCGCGGGCACGACCTCGGTGGCCGCCTCCTGTGCGGCGGCCTTCGGGCGGCGCGTGCGGGTGGTCTTGCGGGGTGCCTTCTCGACGGGCTCGACGTCGTCCGCGCGGGCGGGAGCGGA
The Xylanimonas cellulosilytica DSM 15894 DNA segment above includes these coding regions:
- a CDS encoding BCCT family transporter, with translation MTGTTTSSDSGGEPHHTNGASRHRTARLLHEVSLPQIAEGLHPALLPGISVEDNDHRFGVNKAVLGIAFGLVVGVIAWGVLAADSLHDASEVAFAVVTEDFGWFFGVLMLAVFGFMMWLGFGRYRSIRLGQDGEQPEFSTASWVAMIFAAGIGIGLLFYGPLEPTTHFTALPPTFEGVEPGSDQAMHLSLAQTMFHWGPIAWSIYALVGGAVAYASFRKGRAPLMSALLEPIFGARTRGPLGAFVDIFAIIVTLFGTAVSLGIGTLQIGRGVEIVAGIGPLGNAALVGIIALLGVAFVVSAVSGVKRGIRVLSNVNMVLTGAIALFVFVAGPTVLLLNLLPGALMTFLGEFPALAAQSGATSEDAQSFMSGWTTYYWAWWVSWTPFVGLFIAKISRGRTLREFVLTVIIVPTLVCLVWFTVLGGTSMWLEQAGAAMTDSESGQDMLFALLDNLPAGVVTSAIAMVCVGIFFVTSADSASIVMASLAEKGNPAPRRWNTIVWGSALAVIAAVLLVGGGSAALSGLQNLMMVTALPFAFIIVLVMVAWSKELARDPQTIRRRFARVALARGVREGIEQHGDDFVVGVVKAHPEKGAGAWLDTDDPGLTAWYSPGSGSAGAQLDDGTLLAEARNDESRADEDPAVDPSVVPVDPSPVPPAGSPDRPGPDAPGTA
- a CDS encoding dodecin family protein, with the protein product MARITEISARSDVGFDDAIKVGVERATATLRNVQGAWVKEQKVDVTDGHITHWQVVLEITFVLD
- a CDS encoding protein-L-isoaspartate O-methyltransferase family protein, which gives rise to MEDDDVAAALRAVPRGGFLPRLQRPLAAQDRPLEIGHGQTCSQPSTVAAMLRLLRVPRGARVLDVGAGSGWTTALLAHLVGPDGEVFGVERRADLAAWGAANVARAGMPWAREVRAEEGVLGRPRADGWDRILVSAAADDLPAALVGQVATGGRMVIPVRHAMVLVEVDDDGAVRTSEHGTYAFVPLIED
- a CDS encoding alpha/beta fold hydrolase, which translates into the protein MTVRGGLRLSYASHGEGPAVVLLPGPTDSWRSYEPVLERLPSSIRAIAVSQRGHGDSDKPATGYEVEDFAADVISLLDTLDIRQAVLVGHSGSCPVVRRVAVDHPDRVTGLVLEASPTTLVGDAGFQEFVTAVVSGLEDPIDPGLARAFVVATSPHGIDPAVLDQFVDDLLQVPARVWRETFGALLRYDDTHLLGRIAAPTLLIWGDADELVARPMQDELVARIPGATLTIYSGVGHSPRWEDPSRFTRDVVEFVARSGPR
- a CDS encoding thymidine kinase, with protein sequence MSTPTAPGPASARTAGRVEVVAGPMFAGKSEELVRRVRRARIAGRGVVVVNHALDVRAGGGKIASHSGLEIPSATASEAAEIPGLVTPGTELVAIDEAQFFGPDLVDVVLRLADDGLVVVVAGLCVTFDGRPFEPLPALMAVAENVVKLTAVCTICGRDAAYHVRLLPDDADATAPVPAHVGGQESYQARCRQHRR
- a CDS encoding Rne/Rng family ribonuclease → MTSDNTEPTRKPARRRVMRPAGGPAAGTTPDAPVTPRQAEPAALSLTDIVMPERADDAATTEPSTRVTVGRSTGAGSRRAVRSLADIELPNGPAAPSASAPARADDVEPVEKAPRKTTRTRRPKAAAQEAATEVVPATEAPAADTPAQDTVAENTAAQGEPGRETRAPKTAATKSTRAKAAAKTESADEPGAEAATRAPRTRRARAERTDRVERSGSAAEPVAATTGEQAVADTEPPADSTATASRAPGSSTPRLATTAMLFQAPDLATPRRSRRVVAPAGPPTTPALATKPAETTPTPEIQGGAETQDVAETRPTAERKPASGRARRASRKTAEPTTADAPAKAPLVLDLPEPVGAAARVEPTAPEPVELTGEEAAAAEEVAAIEAELVADGVELVDLGPEDLVDDEDTELEPEDDDRPRRRRRRGGRGRRGGRRPEDEDGDEDDATDADPADADAETEGADEAEDDTTDEGEEGGEDGSRGSSRRRRRRRGSRAERAETQRSRSSDEVTALKGSTRLEAKRQRRREGRDAGRRRQIITEAEFLARRESVSRSMIVRERDGRTQIAVLEDGVLVEHYVSQQSQSSMVGNVYLGRVQNVLPSMEAAFVDVGKGRNAVLYAGEVNWDAAGLDGGQPRRIEQALKSGDSVLVQVTKDPIGHKGARLTSQVTLAGRYLVLVPGGGMTGISRKLPDVERNRLKKVLRDIVPEGAGVIVRTAAEGASEEELRADVERLQNQWTGITTKAGRASTSAPALLQGEPDLAIRVVRDIFNDDFSSLIVQGDGAWQEVAGYVEELAPDLRERVTSWTENTDVFSVHRVDEQLAKGMDRKVWLPSGGSLVIDRTEAMTVIDVNTGKFTGAGGTLEETVTRNNLEAAEEIVRQLRLRDIGGIIVIDFIDMVLESNRDLVLRRLVECLGRDRTKHQVAEVTSLGLVQMTRKRVGQGLVEAFSETCEHCKGRGFIVHAEPIEKGGSAHAEPADGGTAAGESKRSRRKRATSKPAETVPHTEVPKLPDDKSEAREAVKATLATIAAAAAHAHDHPAEP